In Malania oleifera isolate guangnan ecotype guangnan chromosome 8, ASM2987363v1, whole genome shotgun sequence, a single window of DNA contains:
- the LOC131161864 gene encoding pathogenesis-related thaumatin-like protein 3.5, with protein MAILQMASLLISLLFLGNFASATVFTVQNRCSYTIWPGTLSGNGVAVLGNGGFALPAGASVQLQSPPGWSGRFWGRTGCNFDDSGVGNCSTGDCGALKCSGGGVPPVTLAEFTIASGAADKDFYDVSLVDGYNVGMGVSAAGGTGDCQYAGCVADLNQNCPPELRVVYSGSVVACKSACAAFEAPQFCCTGDHATPQTCAPTQYSEMFKSACPKAYSYAYDDASSTRTCSGSDYLITFCPIGSS; from the exons ATGGCGATTCTGCAGATGGCTTCTCTCCTCATCTCTCTTCTCTTCCTGG GTAATTTTGCGTCGGCGACGGTGTTCACCGTCCAAAACCGCTGCAGCTACACGATCTGGCCCGGCACATTATCCGGCAACGGCGTCGCAGTCCTCGGCAATGGCGGTTTCGCCTTGCCGGCGGGCGCCTCCGTGCAGCTCCAGTCGCCGCCGGGGTGGTCCGGCCGGTTCTGGGGCCGCACTGGCTGCAACTTCGACGATTCCGGCGTCGGCAACTGCAGCACCGGCGACTGCGGCGCCCTGAAGTGCAGCGGCGGCGGCGTCCCGCCTGTCACGCTCGCGGAGTTCACCATAGCCTCCGGCGCCGCGGATAAGGACTTCTACGACGTGAGCCTCGTCGACGGCTACAATGTCGGAATGGGGGTGAGCGCCGCCGGCGGCACCGGCGACTGCCAGTACGCCGGTTGCGTGGCGGATCTGAACCAGAACTGCCCGCCTGAACTTCGGGTCGTGTATTCGGGTTCGGTGGTCGCGTGCAAGAGCGCGTGCGCGGCGTTTGAAGCGCCGCAGTTCTGTTGCACCGGCGACCACGCGACGCCGCAGACGTGCGCGCCGACGCAGTACTCGGAGATGTTCAAGAGCGCGTGCCCGAAGGCTTATAGCTATGCTTATGACGATGCCTCGAGTACCCGTACTTGTAGCGGGTCGGATTACTTGATCACTTTCTGCCCGATCGGGTCGTCATGA
- the LOC131162275 gene encoding uncharacterized protein LOC131162275 — MEVNGRTSSCFASSALRFRPKNRFAAVVIFEVVLLVVCFKAAKANLQEHRLQWQGQEKESENIASHSCIHDQILEHRRRPGLRVYSVSPQVYEESAVLKPLHRRGRTLLEISKFPELQKDVKQPIRIYLNYDAVGHSSERDCQNVGDIVKLGEPPAASFSGKPSCNPHQDPPIFADCWYNCTVDDIAGEDKRRRLHKALGQTADWFRRALAVEPVKGNLRLSGYSACGQDGGVQLPREYVEEGVADADLVLLVTTRPTTGNTLAWAVACERDQWGRAIAGHVNVAPRHLTAEAETLLSATLIHEVMHVLGFDPHAFAHFRDERKRRRSQVIEQVMDEKLGRMVTRVVLPHVVMHARYHYGAFSENFTGLELEDGGGRGTSGSHWEKRLLMNEIMTGSVDTRSVVSKMTLALLEDSGWYEANYSMADRLDWGRNQGTDFVTLPCNLWKGAYHCNSTQLSGCTYNREAEGYCPIVSYSGDLPQWARYFPQANKGGQSSLADYCTYFVAYSDGSCTDANSARAPDRMLGEVRGSSSRCMASSLVRTGFVRGSMTQGNGCYQHRCINNSLEVAVDGIWKACPEAGGPVQFPGFNGELICPAYHELCSTALVPVSGQCPNLCSFNGDCTEGRCHCFLGFHGDDCSKRSCPSNCNGHGKCHLNGICQCEDGYTGIDCSTAVCDEQCSLHGGVCDNGVCEFRCSDYAGYTCQNSSLLLNGLSVCKDVLEADLSGLHCAPSEPSTLQQLEDVVVMPNYHRLFPAGARKLFSYVDNGYCDTAAKRLACWISIQKCDGDGDNRLRVCHSACTAYNLACGASLDCSDQTLFSSEEEGHGHCTGSGEMKLPWFSRLWKGFVPSRDSSFKGTDVKSRQV; from the exons ATGGAGGTGAACGGTCGGACTAGTTCATGTTTTGCTTCTTCTGCACTCAGGTTCCGGCCTAAGAATCGATTCGCCGCCGTCGTCATTTTCGAG GTGGTTCTGCTAGTGGTATGCTTTAAAGCTGCTAAAGCAAATTTGCAAGAACATCGATTGCAATGGCAAGGCCAGgaaaaagaaagtgaaaacaTTGCTTCACATTCTTGCATCCACGATCAGATACTTGAACATCGGAGGCGACCAGGTCTGAGGGTGTATTCTGTCAGTCCACAAGTGTATGAGGAGTCTGCTGTCTTGAAACCCTTACACCGCAGAGGAAGGACATtgcttgaaatttcaaaatttccagAACTACAAAAGGATGTAAAGCAGCCCATtagaatatatttaaattatgatGCTGTCGGTCACTCATCTGAGAGAGACTGTCAAAATGTTGGTGACATTGTGAAG CTTGGGGAGCCTCCTGCCGCTTCCTTTTCTGGTAAACCTTCTTGCAATCCTCATCAAGATCCTCCAATTTTTGCTGACTGCTGGTATAACTGCACTGTGGATGATATAGCTGGGGAAGATAAAAGGCGTCGCCTTCATAAG GCTTTAGGACAGACAGCCGACTGGTTTAGAAGAGCCTTAGCTGTCGAGCCTGTAAAAGGGAACCTGCGTTTGAGTGGATATTCTGCATGTGGACAAGATGGAGGTGTACAGCTTCCACGTGAATATGTAGAAG aGGGTGTTGCTGATGCGGATTTAGTTCTTCTGGTAACTACAAGGCCAACCACAGGCAACACTCTTGCATGGGCAGTGGCATGTGAGCGTGATCAATGGGGCCGTGCAATTGCAG GACACGTGAATGTTGCTCCTCGCCACTTGACTGCAGAAGCTGAGACCTTACTCTCAGCTACACTCATTCATGAG GTCATGCATGTTCTTGGTTTTGATCCCCATGCCTTTGCACATTTTCGGGATGAGAGGAAAAGAAGGCGCAGTCAG GTCATTGAACAAGTAATGGATGAAAAACTTGGGCGGATGGTAACACGAGTGGTTCTTCCGCATGTTGTCATGCACGCACGATATCATTATGGG GCATTCTCTGAGAATTTCACTGGTCTAGAGCTAGAAGATGGGGGAGGCCGTGGCACATCAG GATCCCACTGGGAAAAACGGCTTCTGATGAACGAGATCATGACCGGATCGGTTGATACAAGATCAGTCGTTTCAAAAATGACGCTGGCTTTATTGGAGGACAGCGGATGGTATGAGGCCAATTATAGTATGGCAGATCGTCTTGATTGGGGTCGCAACCAGGGAACTGACTTTGTTACCTTGCCTTGCAATCTCTGGAAGGGTGCATACCATTGCAATAGCACACAGTTGTCTGGCTGTACGTATAACAGGGAGGCAGAGGGTTATTGCCCAATTGTAAGTTATAGTGGCGACCTCCCTCAATGGGCCCGGTATTTTCCACAGGCTAACAAAG GTGGGCAATCATCTTTGGCGGATTACTGCACTTACTTTGTGGCTTACTCAGATGGGTCATGTACAGATGCTAATAGTGCCCGGGCACCTGACAGAATGTTGGGTGAAGTGCGGGGGAGTAGCTCCAG GTGTATGGCCTCATCATTAGTGCGTACTGGATTTGTACGGGGCTCCATGACCCAGGGAAATGGTTGCTATCAGCACAGGTGTATAAACAATTCGCTAGAG GTTGCTGTGGATGGTATTTGGAAAGCATGTCCTGAAGCTGGTGGGCCAGTTCAATTCCCTGGCTTCAATG GTGAACTTATTTGCCCGGCTTACCATGAACTCTGTAGCACGGCCTTGGTTCCTGTATCTGGGCAATGTCCCAATTTGTGTAGTTTCAATGGGGACTGCACTGAGGGAAGGTGTCATTGCTTTCTAGGGTTTCATGGGGATGACTGTAGTAAAC GTTCCTGCCCTAGCAATTGTAATGGACATGGCAAGTGTCATTTGAATGGGATCTGTCAATGTGAAGATGGGTATACTGGCATTGACTGCTCTACAG CTGTCTGCGATGAACAATGCAGCCTTCATGGAGGGGTCTGTGATAATGGAGTTTGTGAGTTCCGTTGCTCTGATTATGCAGGGTACACATGCCAGAACAGCTCCCTTCTCCTCAATGGTCTTTCAGTCTGCAAAGATGTGCTGGAGGCTGATCTCTCGGGGCTGCACTGTGCCCCTAGTGAACCAAGTACATTGCAGCAGTTGGAAGATGTTGTGGTTATGCCCAACTATCATCGGTTATTCCCAGCTGGTGCTCGGAAGTTATTTAGCTACGTTGACAATGGCTACTGTGACACTGCTGCTAAGCGGCTAGCCTGCTGG ATCTCAATCCAGAAGTGCGATGGGGATGGTGATAACAGGCTGAGAGTATGCCATTCGGCGTGTACAGCTTACAACTTGGCATGTGGAGCATCACTTGACTGCTCAGACCAAACCCTATTCAGCAGTGAAGAGGAAGGCCATGGTCACTGCACCGGCTCTGGTGAGATGAAATTACCCTGGTTTAGTCGCTTGTGGAAAGGGTTTGTTCCTTCTAGGGACAGTTCCTTTAAAGGAACAGATGTAAAAAGTCGGCAggtctag